The DNA segment TTAAAACATGaattaaatataaaaacaaaGCTTAAACTCATACCAAACCATTTGAAGAGCATAACATGGATTTAATGAAACCTTAATTCGCGCTTGTAGTTCACAATTTCTGAAACTCAAATTTAACTACAATCAGTAACCAGATATCATCATGCTTACACGAAAGAACAAAACCAGATCTCAACAGAAAATGATTACCTAGATGAAGAAGAAATCGATGAACTTATGACGATGGATGAATGCGGAAAACAAAAATTGTGAAAGTGGAACGATCGCCTTAGATTAGGGTTTGTGATGAGGAGATTATTGAAATGAAAGATCTTCAAGAATAAGAATATGGAAAGTCTTTATTTTTTGAAGATGATTTGAGAGAAGATGAGAGGATGATTGAGACGGATTTGGGAATTCTTCTAGTGTAAGATTATGAAACGTAGAATAGGAAGAGTCTATTCAATTTGCCGCTcaaagggaaaaaagaggaaacaATAAAATGCCACGTGGCATCTAGTAGCTTAAGTTCATGCCATGTGGACTAAGCTTATTTtgctttattattatttatagatagattatagattatagatatagattatagaTACACAAACATATATCACCTATATATAATTATAGAACTACAGTACCACACAATCTTGTTCACAAAGTTATTGATAGATTAGGTATAAACATGTTTGCTAAGGAGGTTGATTTTGATTCATTATCACtcttagaatttttttttatttcggaCAGACCGTCACAAATACATCATGTTAACCTGTGTtgagggtgtaaggggtgctccaCTTGGGTGGAGTAGTCTACTATCCTCCTCAGCCAATCCTACTATGCTATGTCAACTCTCCTCTTTACTCTTCATTTTGCGATCAATCATTGACAACACTCCAtgaaaaaaactttaaaaataaaagtGTGATTGTGTGAAAGAGAGTGGGGCCCACCATTAACCCCCCtcctgtaacgccctgcttcttcGTACTTTCTATAATTAGAAAGTCttgtttgtatttctattttttgaAGTCTTGCGTTCTTGTAATTGTTCTTtcgttgtaatcgttgtaaaatccgagacttggatcataaataaaattcgtatttctttaaattcgtgTTATACATacttcatacatgttcatacattTAATTTAGTGAAACAATTGATACACTATTCGaaattcttggaaactatgtgttaGACTTGCAAATTTGTGATATACGTTAATCATACGTCTTTCGGTTACATACGATACTTAATTACGACATACATGTACTTAATCATACTTCACCATGCTTGATTTATGCTATACATACTTAACAAACCCTTATACTATGCCTTTATGTCATAATTAACCCTTGAAACACCTTAATCTTGCAAATATAAACTTGAGGGGCCAATAATGtcaatttttaaaacataaaagcCACCAAACCAAGGCCTAGCGGGCCGCGACTCGCCCAAGCCATGGTCTTCGCGTCCCCCGAGGCTTCCGAATCCGCAGCCAGCCTTTCCAGCTTACGGGATTGGCTCATTTGGTTGGTTTTGTTGCATTCTAAGTGTGTTTTCTTCATTAATGACTCACCAACCCAACCTTGATCCATCCCCTATAAAACCCAACACTTCTCCAAGCATTTTCCACTTTGCAAACACTCTATAATCACTCTCAATCACTCAAAAACGTAGCTGAATTCAAGAGCAAAGACAGATTCATATCAactcactaaagtgagcataacttccTCATTTCTTAATCTTTTTCAATGATTCTTCTTGCTAAACACTTGGAACAACCTTAGGTATGTTTCCaacaggttttccatggaaaaccaaggctGGAATATCACCATATAAGgctccaaactttctgttttgattaaacattaCTAAACTTGCTTGAACTTGAGTTATCTCATATACATTCCTATGTGCTTATGCTCATAATCAATtctatggttagttgggcttaaaaacaaggttgtgacATAAAAATCTAGAGGTTTAATCCTCATAAACATTCTGTTTTGACAAGGTTTTAGCCTACAAGTGATGAACAAGCTTAAAGCTTGAAGTTGTGGGATTacttggattagcttgggctaatcCTGCCTTTAAtccacacatcacttgatgttttcTTAGTTAGATATTATGTATTTCCATTTTCTTATTGTATGTATGTCTatgaccatccttgttgtctTATGACAACTTATGTATTGGTGATAACttaagaggttcctaaatggaagatttatcttcctacctcctacatgacttctatgacattctTGTGATAATCTTGGACTAATAACATATAATATAAACTATATAAGACATATAATACTTATAATAACCAAACTTTGGATGATAACCTAATggttatttgtcaaaataatagGTTACACCACCTAAGAACATAATACTCATCACGATTCTAATGGGCATTTTTGacccatgaaaacatttaaactcttttaagtttcatagtgtcaagaatgAGTATTTTGTGATTAGATAGTTATTTTCTCCTATGTTACTTTCCATATTCTTTTGATTCCGAATCCTTAATCTACCATTATCCTCCAATACTCATACACCttcgtttcctcgtgtagaaggacttggtgtttCAACCTCCCGCAGCAACAACTCTCTCGCGGATTAACAAGTGGAAAGCTTGCAAAAccatgagtatactcgaaccccctTTACGTTTACCacctttttggggtgtaacatgtttacctataaaACTTACACTTAAACTTTATACGTAAATGCACAAACATTCCTATTACATGCTTGCATACTTGATTACTTGATACATTGAACTTTGGGTTATATgttttgtgttagacttatcattagcTTCGATCGAGCCTATCCTTGACATATATAGCgttataggattaacgcaccaccCGTATTCTTGAGGTTATGTTAAGAGCTTATtgcgtttcatcattggtttgattTGTTAAACACATGCTGATTTTAATGTTTATCATGTTTCAATAGCTTGCCATGTGTTTAAACTCATTTTTATGCTAtatatgtatgaaaacttgtatactcgcctttgcttttgtattgaactttattttaaacatgttacaagttgaggatgacgatgctatgaaattGAAGTAGCgatgatgcttagatacacatatagacgccttaggtttaatatgttgtatcaattttgttatctATTCTCattgaacttgttgttatttgaacTCCCatgtaatgttttgacaatttgaattatgaaatgaaaacgattttgatttaattattgtcacaaatatgTTATGTGTGATGAACAATCTTTCTTCGTCCCACTCCGATGCTtctgccattggttggggtgtgacacctcaTCCTCtcaggctggagggtgtggtataaagctcctaggggctttatcacgccacatCATGTCCACGTCACACAGGGAGTGACTTTGGCTGAAGATGGCGCCCCCTTTAACTTGCAGGGTATGGCTTTGGCTGAAGATAGCGCCCCCATTTAACCACCATCAACTTCGAAATGCCAAGGCTGCTCGTTAACGTGCTGGCGGAAGGAGGATGGCGCACCCCTTTAACGGCGGCGATATGGAGGTTGGCGCCCCGGGGCGCTATGGATGCAGATGTGGCGGGGTGGCGCCTCCCATACCCTCCGGCCTCACCATTAACCCCCATATCTCCCCTCCTTTTTGAACGATGAATACTTCCCGTTTAATTGAGTTTATCGCGAGGTAAAGGGGGTTAGCAGCGGTGTTCCCACGGGGAGAGTTATCCCCTCTTCCCTTTCACCGATGACGCCCCATACACCCTGGCAATCTTAATATAAACATAATAGTTGCTGCCCGGAATCTTGCGGGGGGCGAACTGTGGCACCGGTTCAAACTGCAATAATATGCCAATCACGAAATTCCTACTTGTGACCTGGGTGATCAAAGGCCAAAAGCCTAACCATATGATCTAGCTGTTCAAAGAAAAAGTTTGTATGTATTATATTATAATCTAATCAGTTATCATCTAAATTAAATCAAGCATGTATGAGAGATTGTTTTTATTCGTAGATTCTTTATTCCTTGTTTGAAAAGTAAAGGCCATGTGGTTGGTACGATCTTTTAAATCAATAACACCATCTCTACCCCGTCTTTTCTAAAAAGAAAAATTCACAACTCATAACATAAGATAATAACGAACAAATAATTAACATGCCTAACTGACTAGAAATAGAAATAATGGTTACGCTTTAATAAATAGAGATATCAAAATTGATTGTAGAAAtatgagaaaaaaaaatcaacacaGCCACACCGTGCTGATGGTCTTTTCATGCATTGGGAGTCTCATGATTTTTCAAAGTAAAGGTTTGTTTTTGAGTCTTGCCAACGCAAAATTGTTCTGAGTTGAGTCAGGGGTTTTACTACAACGAGTCTTCAAATGACGAGCTTCATCTGGAATGGTAACGGGTTAGATCCCCATCGCCGTCAATATTTTACAAGCGTAAATAATCATTTGTATCCACCATTTATGGCTTAGTGGTAGAGAGGCTTGAGTTTTCTGGTGGCAACGCCCAAGCCAAACTCTGAAGACAGCGtaggcccggttaagacaacatagtctgatCAGAATATGACAATGAAGCTCTTCAATTTAAGGAGTGAAGTAACCTGATAAAAGAAAGTATCTATTGACCCTTGGCTTATAGCTCAGTGGTCATGGGAAATGAGAGAAGATTCCTGGCCTTTGGTGTTGAGTTCGATTCCTGATCCCTCCGGGTTTTACCGGTTCTTCATTGTCGTGCTCTCTGGCTGGTGATAggtcgggttttccccggaatagTGGCTTGGTAGGCTAGGAGCTTCGTACGTGCATGTTGGGCTGCCATGGGGCTATCTTTCGGCCAATAGGTGCCGCGTACGGAGTATCTGGcttaagggtatgtttggcataaAGTTTTTAGGAGCTTCTAACTTTAAGTTTTTAAGAAAAAGCTACTActtaataaaaagtcttgtttggttgaaggagatttaagcttttaggttaggagcttgaagcttttggttgaaagctactagtagtagcgtttagaagaagctacaagcttttagggaaaaattgACTAAtttaacctctaaaaataaggaactttttaatgcaccaactttctaaatttttagttatgtctattttggtcattttatacattttattaaaagctccagctactctaccaaacaccaaatatatctaaaaagctacagctactagctaccagctacagctaccagcttccagccaccagctactagCTTCTAGCTTCCAGCtttcagccaccagctacttttgccaaacataccctaagttGGATGTTAAAAAAAAGTATCTATTTCTTGAGATTTACGCTAACGTGTACTAGTTTTGCCACGCGTCACACGGGTACGCTACATCTTCATCGAGAAGATGAGCACAAGAACGTTGTGATTTGTTAACGCACGTCACACTCATCGAATATtaccaaaatccaaaaacattaaaggCGCAAATGCAAATCAAACGCTACAATCAGATTCTTCAACTTGTGCTACTACTTGTAGCATCGTCATCCTTGTTCAATTCAATGGCGAATACTCTTGGTGGTGTGCGAAACTCATCGTCTCCCAACACCGACGAGATCCACGGTCTCGCTCGTTTTGCTGTCGATGAACATAACAAAAAAGAGGTTTCAGATCTCTTGCTTTTGTGTTTCTTGATCCGTTTCTTAAGTTTCATGTCATAATATGTTGATTTATTCGTTTAATTTGTGGAAATCGGTAACTTAGGGTTTTGACAGTGAAGAAGTACGATTATTCAagtatttgtttgtttgttagtaTTTGGTTTATGCTGTTTTTAGTGCAAAATTATGTTGAATTGGTAAGAAAGAGGTGTGTTAATTTTAATTATGTGTTACATGTTTGATTAGGTCACTTTTCTCGTGCAAATAATGGTGATTTAGGAGGCCACACACTTGTATTTTGAGTATTTGAGCTTGCTAAACTTAATTGTTAGGTATAGTATAGTCTAGTCTATTTGAGTTGGTATTGAAAGTTGTAAGATATTTAGGGTCACCTGTTACGGGGCGCTAAAGGGGGGCGTGGACTGCCATGTCAGCCACGCCGGTGGCGTGCATGCTGCCACACTCTGGCACGAATGGGGGTGTGGGGCTATGTCGTGGTGGTGACCGCAGGCATGGGGGGAGAGATTTGAACGTTGGATAGTGGAAGGGGGCGCCGTTGGGGCATGGAACCATAGCAGGGGGCGTCTTTGGGGCGTGGGGCATGATGGTTGCTTAGGTGGCGTATACATGCAGCCACGTGGCATCATATTTTTCTCAACGGAGCTGGGAGCCCTCCGTAACACATGGTCGTAGAATTAGAACAAAGCTCAATTGTAAAACTAGAATTTTCAGAAAGGCTGTTAGATAGGGTAAAACTAGAATTTTCAGAAAGACTTGGCTTCTCTTtggagactcaagttcaatcCCCACTAGTGCCACATTTGGTGGAACGGCAATGAAGGCTAGTTCTCCCAGACCCTAGGTCAAGAGTTTGAGCCCGAGCCACCCCGGGTTTTAGTCCACCGTACGTTACGCCAGAGAGGTTCTCTCTTGTAGCGGCGCAAGCCCCTGCCTCTGGCAGTGGGTGGTATGGTTTCCTGGGGAACGCCGTTAGCCAAACTCTGACGCCAGCgtgggcccggttaagacaacatagtctggccAGAGTGGGGGCCCTCTGTTTAGGAGGGTGTGAGATCTCTCTCACAACAAGTTAAAGATTCTCACCGTTCAATAAAAAGATAGGGTAGTAAGTAAAACGTCAAAATCTGACCTCAGGCGCACTTTTTAAAGCCAATTTTACTGTTAGAATTCAAGATCATCCCCTTTGCTTGAAACATGACTCTGATTTcaaatattaaaataatttagtaaaagtttttcttattttgttttcATCAGAATGCAATGCTGAAGCTGGCAAGGGTGGTAAAGGTGCAAGAGCAAGTGGTTGCTGGCACTTTGCATCATCTTACACTAGAGGTTGATGACGACGTGGGAAACAAGAAAATATACCTCGCCAAAGTTTGGGTAAAGCCATGGTTGAACTTTAAGGAACTGCAAGAGTTTAATCATATCGGTGAACCCAACTCTGATCGTGATATCGAAATAGGTAGTTACGAATTCTTGTTAAACTGTTAACCAAATTCAGTTTCTTGACAGCATAAAATTTACTGTTTTGAAACCAGAAGGCGATGGCTCAGGATATCAGGTTGTGCCTGTTCATGATCTTGTGGTCCAGGATGCTGCAAATCATGTCCTCAAGACGCTGCAACAGAGGTCCAACTCGTTATATCCTTATGAATTGCTAGAAGTAGTTCATGCTAAAGCAGAGGTAAGCAGCTTTTGTGTTGCCATGTTCTTTTGTTCACAATACGGGTCGAACTAGGCCACACGGGTTGGGTTACAACTTACAGGAACCACTTCTTTATGTAACTGACAGCCTGTTAGAGCCATTTGGCCTTTTCAAAGATAAAACGTAACCCAAATTAACTTATGAATTTTGAATTTGTGTGACAAGACTGCGGAAGGACTTGTAAAATATGATATCCTGCTGAAGCTAAAAAGGAATGACAAGGAAGAGAAATTCAAGGCTAATGTGCACAGGGACAACGAAGGCGCGTTTCATGTTAACCATATGGTGCAAGACCTTCCCTAGTTAGAACTTGCATCATGAATCTGACAGGTATCGACTATATGTGTAATAATCCTTTGCTAAAAGTAGTTTATGTGTAATAATCTTTTGCTACTGGATCATAATACTTTAACTACATAATATAAATACCTTTTGTGGCAACTGATGTGTTATGCGAGTAATGGTTTTTTATGCCACAACTTGTAAAGTTGAATGTTGTACCCTTGTGTGTAGAATGTGGGATCCTGTGTTGGACCATCAAGTGGCTTAGTTGCGTTGGAAGCTATGTATTTGTTTTAGATTATGTATTTGATTAGATGTGTTGGTTCGACCAAGTTGGGTTGAGTGTGTTGATTCGGGTTTTGTTGTCTTTAATGTGCAAAATTCGCACAAGTAGCTAAAATGAAAACGGGTCAAAGCTAGTCCAAAATGTATAATTGATAGTTAAAACATAGTGCCCTTTTTGAgctattgattttttttttttgtatcatCATCGAAATAATGTATGTTAACTCATGTTCAAACAATTATTCACGCATTTCATGATCGAAGTCATTGTTGTGGATCTTGATGTTCATTCTTGATCCAAACAAATGAAATGTCATAATGTGTATGTTTATCTTCACTCTT comes from the Helianthus annuus cultivar XRQ/B chromosome 4, HanXRQr2.0-SUNRISE, whole genome shotgun sequence genome and includes:
- the LOC110937459 gene encoding cysteine proteinase inhibitor 12 isoform X1 → MQIKRYNQILQLVLLLVASSSLFNSMANTLGGVRNSSSPNTDEIHGLARFAVDEHNKKENAMLKLARVVKVQEQVVAGTLHHLTLEVDDDVGNKKIYLAKVWVKPWLNFKELQEFNHIGEPNSDRDIEIEGDGSGYQVVPVHDLVVQDAANHVLKTLQQRSNSLYPYELLEVVHAKAETAEGLVKYDILLKLKRNDKEEKFKANVHRDNEGAFHVNHMVQDLP
- the LOC110937459 gene encoding cysteine proteinase inhibitor 12 isoform X2; amino-acid sequence: MQIKRYNQILQLVLLLVASSSLFNSMANTLGGVRNSSSPNTDEIHGLARFAVDEHNKKENAMLKLARVVKVQEQVVAGTLHHLTLEVDDDVGNKKIYLAKVWVKPWLNFKELQEFNHIGEPNSDRDIEIGDGSGYQVVPVHDLVVQDAANHVLKTLQQRSNSLYPYELLEVVHAKAETAEGLVKYDILLKLKRNDKEEKFKANVHRDNEGAFHVNHMVQDLP